A genomic region of Tigriopus californicus strain San Diego chromosome 1, Tcal_SD_v2.1, whole genome shotgun sequence contains the following coding sequences:
- the LOC131887117 gene encoding regucalcin-like, which yields MNAIENIGPQCYHLGEGPHWCQRRQLLFSVDIPGTAVCCYDPSKKSMTKLKIPGESISLIVPIEGQDDEFVISRGRTLSILKWTPGSDDYQIIRDLHEVDASQPKNRLNDGKCDAKGRLWAGTMGPQIEGRPGYVGALEATLYMIDAKGCHVKLTDVELSNGLGWSEDNKTMYFVDSPKRSVDAFDFDLETGDITNRRVLYHLDSDDIPGVPDGLTVDARDNIWLAVFSGGRVLEIDSKTGKLISQVEVPANFTTSVAFGGKSLEELFVTTGRDVGDEKLRGPVDGSLFVLRSVKVQGCPPVDFAKP from the exons ATGAACGCCATTGAGAATATTGGTCCGCAATGCTACCATTTGGGCGAAGGTCCCCATTGGTGTCAACGTCGACAATTGCTCTTCTCCGTGGACATCCCGGGCACAGCGGTCTGTTGTTATGATCCATCAAAGAAGAGCATGACCAAGTTAAAG ATTCCAGGGGAGTCAATCAGTCTGATTGTACCCATTGAAGGGCAAGATGATGAGTTCGTCATCTCTCGAGGAAGAACTCTCTCTATCTTGAAATGGACTCCGGGGAGTGACGACTACCAAATTATCCGAGATCTTCACGAGGTGGACGCATCCCAGCCGAAAAATCGCTTGAATGATGGTAAATGCGATGCAAAGGGCCGCCTTTGGGCAGGCACCATGGGCCCACAGATTGAAGGTCGTCCGGGATATGTGGGTGCCCTGGAAGCAACGTTGTACATGATTGATGCCAAAGGCTGTCATGTAAAGCTCACGGACGTAGAATTGTCCAATGGATTGGGCTGGTCCGAGGATAATAAAACGATGTACTTTGTGGATTCACCCAAGAGAAGTGTGGATGCTTTCGATTTCGATCTGGAAACGGGCGACATCACCAATCGCCGAGTGCTTTACCACTTGGATTCGGATGACATTCCAGGAGTGCCTGACGGATTGACCGTGGATGCCCGAGACAACATCTGGCTGGCCGTATTTTCTGGGGGACGG GTTCTGGAAATCGACTCAAAGACGGGTAAGCTTATCTCTCAAGTGGAGGTTCCCGCAAATTTCACAACTTCAGTGGCTTTTGGAGGAAAATCCCTGGAGGAACTCTTTGTGACGACAGGCAGGGACGTAGGCGATGAAAAATTACGAGGTCCCGTGGATGGATCATTATTTGTCCTCCGCTCGGTAAAGGTTCAAGGTTGTCCACCTGTGGATTTCGCCAAACCATGA